Within Conexibacter woesei DSM 14684, the genomic segment CGCGCGTCGCCGGGTCGACGCCGTCCTTGCCGTTGATCGCCAACGAGACGGTCTTGGCGGACACGCCGACGGCGGCGGCGACGTCGCGGATCGTCGTGCGGGCTCTGCCGGCGGGGGAGGACATGGTCTGCACGATAACCAAAGAGCCGGCGATGGTAAACGTTTACCTGTACAGTCGCCGTGTGTTCGAATCGACAACAGCCTGTCGCCGAACCACCTGCGTCGCGTCGACAGCCCGTAGCTTGCCGGCACCTCTCAGCGCGGAAAGCATTCGCCTCCCTTCCTGCACCGACGGCGCGCCTCGGGCAGGAGCCAGCATCAGGGAGAGAGGATCCAGATGAGGACTTCCCGCGTCCTGGCGGCGCTCGCGTGCATCGGCGGTCTCGTCGCCGCCGGCTGTGGCTCCGCCACCACCAACAGCGATCGACCGCTCTCGACGCTGCGCGTCCCGTTCCAGTCGGACGTCCCCGGCGGGGTCGACCCCGACGTCTTCTACGACGTCGAAGGGCTGCAGATCACCAACTCGGCCTACGAGGGCCTGCTCGGCTACGCCGACGACGGCAGACTCGTCGGCGAGCTCGCGACCGATTGGAGAGCGGGCGCCGACGGGCGGACGTACGACTTCACGCTGCGCCCCGGCGTGCGCTTCTCGGACGGGACGCCGTTCGACGCGCAGGCGATGAAGGCGAGCTTCGAGCGCCGCAGACAGGTCGACGCCGGCCCCGCCTACATGCTCGCCGACGTCGAGCAGGTGGAGGCCCTCTCCCCGAGACGTCTGCGCGTGCGCCTGAGCAGACCGAACGCGGCGTTCCTCGACCACCTCGCCAGCCCCTACGGGCCGAAGGCCGTCAGCCCGACCGCGGTGCAGCGCCACGCCCGCGACGGCGACCTCGCGAAGGGCTGGCTGCAGACGCACACGGCCGGCACGGGCGCGTACGAGCTGACCGAGGCGGTGCCGGGGCAGCGCTTCGTGATGCGCGCCTCGCCGACGTGGAGACGCAGCAAGCCGACCGTGCGCGAGGTGCAGTTCACCGTCGTCCCGGACGCGGCGACGCAGGTCACCGAGCTGCGCGGCGGCCAGCTCGACCTCATCACGCACGGCCTCACGACCGCCGACGTGCAGGCGCTGCGCGGGGCCGGCGGCGCGAAGGTGACGACGCGCCCCTCGACCCTGCGCATGATGCTCTACCTCAACACCGCCGCGGGCACGCTGCGCGACGCTGAGGTGCGGCGCGCGTTCCTGAAGTTCGTCGACCGCGACGCGCTCGTCGACACCGTCTACGGGGATCTCGCGCGGGCGAGCGACAGCTTCTACCCGGACGGCACGTCGATCGCGAGAGCGGCGCCGCTCGACGTGCCGGTCGACCCCGACCAGCTCAGAGCGCTGTCGTCGCGCTTCACGGAGCCGCTCGTGATCGGGGCGGTGCAGGGAGACGGCCCCGCCGCTGGCCAGATCGCCCAGCTGCTCCAGGGACAGTTGCAGCAGGCAGGCATCAAGGCGACCACACGCGACATCCCGCTCGCGCAGGTGTACGACCTCACGACGCGCCCCTCCGCGCGCCCGGACGTCCTGATCGTCACCAACGTCCCTGACGACCTCGCGCCCGACAGCTGGTCGCGCGTCTACCTGCGCACCGGCGGCTCGGTCAACTGGCTCTCCTGCTCGGTGCCGGAGGCCGACCGGCTGATCGACGAGGCGGTCGTCGCTCGCGGCGCCGCCCGTCAGCGAGAGCTCGGCGTCGAGGCGGCCGCGGCGTGGATGGAGCACGGCTGCGTGCTGCCGCTCGCCGAGCTGCAGAACGTGACGGTCTCGCGCAAGGGCGTCGAGAACGTGAAGGGCGGCCCGGCACGGCCGTTCGCGGTCGACGTCGACAAGCTGCGGCAGGCGAGATGACGGCGGCAGCCGCCAACCCCTGCGCGTCCGTCCGCGACCTGCACGTCACGCTCACGCGCCGCGGACGCGACGTCCGCGCGCTGCGCGGCGTCGACCTCGAGATCGCGCCGGGCGAGGTCGTCGCGCTCGTCGGCGAGTCCGGGTCGGGCAAGTCGGTGCTCGGGCTGGCGCTGCTCGGCCTGCTGCCGGCCGCCGCCCGGCCGCGCGCGACCGGGAGCGTGATCGTCCGCGACTTCGACATGCTCGGCCCCGAGCCGCAGCGCCGCCGTGCGCGGCGCTCGGCACTCGGCGCCGTCTTCCAGGACCCGTCGTCGGGCCTCGACCCGACGATGACGATAGGGCGCCAGCTGCGCGAGGCGGTCGGCGACGCGGGCGCCGACCCGGCCGAGCTGCTGGAACGGGTCGGCCTCGACGCGCGCACGCAGGTCAAGCGCTTCCCGCATCAGCTCAGCGGCGGGCAGCGCCAGCGCGTGATGTTCGCGCTCGCGATCGCGCGCGGCCCGGCGCTCGTGATCGCCGACGAGCCGACGACCGCGCTCGACGTGACGGTGCAGGCGCACGTCCTCGACCTCGTCGGGACGCTGCGCGACGAGCTCGGCTGCTCGTTCCTCTTCATCACGCACGACCTCGGCGTCGCGGCGCGGATCGCCGACCGCGCGGTCGTCCTCTACGCCGGGCGGCACGCTGAGTCGGCGCCGACGCGGCAGCTCGTCGCGCAGCCGCGTCACCCGTACACGCGGGGGCTGCTGGCCTCGCGGATCGAGCCCGACGCGACCGTCGCGACGCCGCTGCGCCCGATGGGCGGCGGGCTGCCCGACCCGACCGCGCCGCCGCCCGGCTGCGCGTTCGCGAGCCGCTGCCCGAGCCAGGTCGAGGCCTGCCTGACCGTCCTGCCGCAGCCGCAGCCGGTCGGCGAGGGTCGCCTCGTCGCGTGCCTGCGCGCCGACGAGCGGCAGGCGCTCGCGGACCCGGCGCCGCTGCCGCCGCACGAGCCGCGGCCGCGCACGGACGAGCACGTGCTGCGGCTCGTCGGCGTCGCGAAGCAGTTCGCCGGCGCCCGCCGCCTGCTCGGCACGGCCGCCGCCGTCCGCGCGCTCGAGCCGACGTCGCTCGACGTGCGGCGCGGCGAGGCGGTCGCGATCGTCGGCGAGAGCGGCTCCGGCAAGTCGACGCTCGTGCGGATCGCCGCCGGCCTCGAACGGCCGGACGCCGGCAGCGTCGAACGGGAAGGGTCGGTCCAGATGGTCTTCCAGGACGCCGGCGGCTCGCTGACGCCGTGGGCGACCGTCGGCCAGCTCTTGGCCGAGCGCGCGCGCCGCGGCGGCGTGCCGTCCGGCGAGGTCGCCGGCCGCACGCGCACGGCGCTGACGCGCGTCGGCCTCTCGCCCGACGTGCTCGACCAGCGCGCCGGCGAGCTGTCGGGCGGCCAGCGCCAGCGCGTCGCGCTCGCGCGCGCGGTGCTCGTGCCGCCCGCGACGCTGCTGTGCGACGAGCCGACGAGCGCGCTCGACGTCTCGCTCGTGGCGACGGTCCTCCAGCTGCTGCGCGCCGTGCGCGATGAGCTGGGGATGGCGATCGTGCTCGTGACGCACGACCTCGCGGTCGCCGCGGCGATGGCCAACCGCGTCGTCGTGATGCGGTCGGGCAGGGTCGTCGAGCAGGGCGACGCGCGCGACGTGCTGCGCCGCCCGCAGCACGAGTACACGCGCACGCTGCTCGCGGCCGTGCCGACGCTCGCGGCGGCGGGAACCGGCAGCGGCGGCGTGTCGCTGGAGGCGAGCGCATGAGCGCCGCGACGCAGCAGCTCGCGGGCGCGCGCCGGCTTTCGCGCCTCGCGCGCCCGCGCCCGGCGCTCGTCTTCGTCGGCGTCGTCGTCGCCGTCTGCCTGCTCGGCTGGCTGGTCGCGCCGCACCCGGTCGACCTGCCCTCGGGCAGACCGCTGACCGGCCCCAGCGGCGCTCACCTGATGGGCACCGATGAAGGTGGGCGCGACATCTTCAGCCGCGTCCTGCTCGGCGCGCGCTCGACGCTCCTCAGCGTCGTCGCGGTGATCTTCGGCTCGCTCGTGATCGGCGGCGTCGTCGGCACGCTCGCGGGGCTCTGCGGCGGCGTCGTCGACTGGGCCTGCATGCGGCTGACCGATCTCTTCCTGGCGCTGCCGGGTCCGGTGCTGGCGATCGCGATCGTGGCCGCGCTCGGCGCGTCGCTGCGCAACACGCTGATCGCGGTGGCGATCGTCTGGTGGCCGCTGTACGCGCGCGTCGTGCGCGGCAGCGTGCGCCAGCTCGTCGCGCTCCCGCACGTCGACGCCGCGCGGATGGCCGGCGCGAGCGGCTGGCGGCTGGCCTGGCGGCACGTGCTGCCGGGCGTGCGCTCGACGCTGCTCGTCGCCGCGAGCCTCGACGTCGGCATGCTCGTGCTGTCGCTCTCGCTGCTGTCGTTCCTCGGGCTCGGGTCGGCGCCGCCGGCTGCCGAGCTGGGCGCGATGGCAGCGCGCGGGATGCCCTACCTGCTGCAGCAGTGGTGGGTCGCGGTCTTCCCGGCGGCGATGCTCGCGCTGATGGCGCTCGCCGGGAACGTCGCCGGCGACCTGCTGCGCGACCGGGGGCTGGAGCGATGACGCGCTTCGTGCTGATGCGCCTGCTCGGTGCCGTGCTGGTGCTGCTGGCGCTGATCGCGGCGGTCTTCGTGCTGCAGCAGATCAGCCCGGCGGACCCGGCGCGCACGCTCGTCGGCGAGCGCGCCTCGGCGGCGACGCTGGAGCGTGCGCGGGAGCAGCTCGGGCTCGACGACCCGCTGCCGGTGCAATACGCGAACTACGTCGGCGACGTGCTGACGGGCGACCTGCAGACGTCGGTCGCGACGCGGCGACCGGTCGTGCAGGACATCGAGCAGTTCCTGCCCGCGACGCTGGAGCTGGTCGCCGCGAGCGTCGTGCTGGCGGCCGTGCTCGGGCTGCTGTTCGCGCTCGGCTCCGCCGGACGCTGGCGCGGGGCGGTGCTGCTGCGCGGCGGCCTGCTCGTGCTCGCGTCGTTCCCGGTCTTCCTGCTGGCGGCGCTGGCGGTGCGC encodes:
- a CDS encoding ABC transporter substrate-binding protein, with product MRTSRVLAALACIGGLVAAGCGSATTNSDRPLSTLRVPFQSDVPGGVDPDVFYDVEGLQITNSAYEGLLGYADDGRLVGELATDWRAGADGRTYDFTLRPGVRFSDGTPFDAQAMKASFERRRQVDAGPAYMLADVEQVEALSPRRLRVRLSRPNAAFLDHLASPYGPKAVSPTAVQRHARDGDLAKGWLQTHTAGTGAYELTEAVPGQRFVMRASPTWRRSKPTVREVQFTVVPDAATQVTELRGGQLDLITHGLTTADVQALRGAGGAKVTTRPSTLRMMLYLNTAAGTLRDAEVRRAFLKFVDRDALVDTVYGDLARASDSFYPDGTSIARAAPLDVPVDPDQLRALSSRFTEPLVIGAVQGDGPAAGQIAQLLQGQLQQAGIKATTRDIPLAQVYDLTTRPSARPDVLIVTNVPDDLAPDSWSRVYLRTGGSVNWLSCSVPEADRLIDEAVVARGAARQRELGVEAAAAWMEHGCVLPLAELQNVTVSRKGVENVKGGPARPFAVDVDKLRQAR
- a CDS encoding ABC transporter ATP-binding protein encodes the protein MTAAAANPCASVRDLHVTLTRRGRDVRALRGVDLEIAPGEVVALVGESGSGKSVLGLALLGLLPAAARPRATGSVIVRDFDMLGPEPQRRRARRSALGAVFQDPSSGLDPTMTIGRQLREAVGDAGADPAELLERVGLDARTQVKRFPHQLSGGQRQRVMFALAIARGPALVIADEPTTALDVTVQAHVLDLVGTLRDELGCSFLFITHDLGVAARIADRAVVLYAGRHAESAPTRQLVAQPRHPYTRGLLASRIEPDATVATPLRPMGGGLPDPTAPPPGCAFASRCPSQVEACLTVLPQPQPVGEGRLVACLRADERQALADPAPLPPHEPRPRTDEHVLRLVGVAKQFAGARRLLGTAAAVRALEPTSLDVRRGEAVAIVGESGSGKSTLVRIAAGLERPDAGSVEREGSVQMVFQDAGGSLTPWATVGQLLAERARRGGVPSGEVAGRTRTALTRVGLSPDVLDQRAGELSGGQRQRVALARAVLVPPATLLCDEPTSALDVSLVATVLQLLRAVRDELGMAIVLVTHDLAVAAAMANRVVVMRSGRVVEQGDARDVLRRPQHEYTRTLLAAVPTLAAAGTGSGGVSLEASA
- a CDS encoding ABC transporter permease; protein product: MSAATQQLAGARRLSRLARPRPALVFVGVVVAVCLLGWLVAPHPVDLPSGRPLTGPSGAHLMGTDEGGRDIFSRVLLGARSTLLSVVAVIFGSLVIGGVVGTLAGLCGGVVDWACMRLTDLFLALPGPVLAIAIVAALGASLRNTLIAVAIVWWPLYARVVRGSVRQLVALPHVDAARMAGASGWRLAWRHVLPGVRSTLLVAASLDVGMLVLSLSLLSFLGLGSAPPAAELGAMAARGMPYLLQQWWVAVFPAAMLALMALAGNVAGDLLRDRGLER